The sequence GAGCTCCTCGAGCGCGGCGGCGTGTTCGGCCTTGCGCAGGTCGGCGAGCAGACCGGCGTGCACCCGCGGGTGCAGCGTCTTGACCCGGCCGTCGAGCACCTCGGGGAACCCCGTCAGCTCCTCCACCGGAGTCACCGGAACACCGGCGCCCGCAATGGTTTTCGCGGTCGACCCGGTCGACACGATGGCCACGCCCGCGTCGTGCAGGCCCTTGGCCAGTTCGGCAAGGCCGGTCTTGTCGTAGACGCTGACCAAGGCCCGCCGGACCGGCTTTCGCCCGTCCCCGGAGGCGCTTGGCGCCGACACCGTCTCAAACCCCGTCATCCGATGACCGCCTTTCGTCCAGTCCACGTCACGCCGCTCGTCGCCAGCGCGGCAAGGACGTCTACCAAGAGTTTGCGTTCGACGACCTTGATGCGCTCGTGCAGGGTCGCCTCGTCGTCGTCGTCGAGCACCTGCACCGGTTGCTGCGCCAGGATCGGGCCGGTGTCGGTGCCCGCATCCACCAGATGCACGCTGCAACCGGTCACCTTGACGCCATAGGCCAGCGCGTCGGGCACGGCGTGCGCGCCGGGAAACGACGGCAGCAGCGCCGGATGTGTGTTGAGTATCCGGCCCATGAACCGCGAAAGGAACACCGGACCAAGGATTTTCATGAACCCCGCCGACACGATCAGGTCAGGCTCGTGCGCGACGGTCGCGTCGGTGATCGCGGCGTCCCACGCGTCGCGGTCGGGATGATCGCTCAGGCGGACCTTGTAGCTGGGCAGCGACGCCGCGGATGCGATTTCGACGGCCCGGCAGTCGCGGTCGACGCCGACAGCAACGATACGGGCCGGGTAATCGCCGACCGCGGACTCGAGCAGGGACTCCAGCAGCGAACCGGTGCCCGATGCCAGCACCACGACTCGCGCCGGTGCGCTCGGGGGCACGCGGAGGGGTTGCTGCACGCGACGAGCCTAGTCGTCAGCCCTGCGGCTCTTGTCGCCGATGGGGCCCGGCGTGGCGTCGTCGTCGTCGATGTATTCGAACTCCTCGGGATCGGGCAGGTCGTCCTCGAAATCCGGGTCCGAATCGGGGTCAGGATCCGGGTCGGGATCGGCTGGCGCGGTGCGGACGATCCGCGGGGGCCGCACGTCCGCGGGCTCGTCGTCGAGCAGCGGCTCGACCTCGGGCACTAAGGCTTCCGGTTCTTCGGGCCGGTGTGGCTCGGGTTCCTGCGGTTCGAACGCGGATTGGAGGTCGGGCTCGGGCTCGAATGCGTCCTCGAACTCGGGTTCGGGCTCGATGTCGTCGTCGAGATCGACGTTCTGGCGGGAACTACTCGCACTTTCCCGCCCAGTTGTCGGTTTGGGCGCACGGAGTGGGCGGGCGATCCCGCCGGCCATCGCGATCGTCAGACCGCCGATCGCCATGAACCATAGGAACACGGCCGGTGCGAACGTCGCCTGGTCGACACCGACGTGGCCGAAGTTGCCCAGCTCGCCGCCGCCCGCGTGGCCCAGCAGTGCCATCGCCACCGCCGCGAGCGCCGACGCCAGCGTCAGCTTGCCCAGAGCGGGCAGCAGCGGAAGCGGCCGTCGTCCGCACTGTTGACCGACCACCACGCCTGCCGCCGCGCCGATGATCAGCAGCACGACCCAGATCGGGCCGAGCGGCGGCGTCGGCACCGCGGCGAGCACCGGCAGCGCGGGGATGTCACCACCGAACACCGTGAACGAGCTGAACGTCGCAATCCCGACGTGCGCGCTCGACCCGACGGCGACGGCCGAGGTGCCGACGATGACGTTGGGCGCGTACAGCGCCGACAACGCCGTCAGGCTGAACTGGCCGAACACCGAATCGGTGATCGCGTACAGGTCATGCATCGTCGACCAGTGCACGACCAGCGACAGCGCCGTCACGGCGCCGGATAGCCCGAGCAGCGCCAGCACACCGGCGTATGCCGGCCGCCCGGCGTCGGCCACCCACTGCGGCAGCCCGGATGCGGTGAGCAACCGCCTGCCTGCGCGTGACCCGACGCCGATCACGGCGCCGATCGCATGCACCGCCAACACACCGGTGAACGCCCGCAGCGCGTTGGGTGTCTGCAACTGCGTCAGCACCGAGGAGGCGTCGTGGATCACGGCCAGCGAGATCGCGGCGATCAGCAGCGGACCGCCGAGCGCAGACGCGACGATCCACCGGATGAGAAACCAGGAGCCCTGCGGCGGAGTGGCGGCCGCAGTGGTGCGCGCGGTGCCCCACACCATCGCGAGCACCGGCAGCAGCGGCATCACGCCCAGCTCACGGCCGCCGATCGAGATCGGCACCTGGTGCACGCCGAGCCACATGGTGGCGATCGCACCCGGCGCCCCGAACATGTCACTGTTCGCGATCAGCAGCTGCAGCAGCACCACCGCGGCGATGACCACCAGCGCCACGGCCGACGGGCCGAACGCGACGCGGAACAGGTCGCGTGCCTGGCGACTGCCGACCGACCTGTTCTCCACCACTAGCGGTATAGCAGTTCTTTGCTCACGCGCGCGGTATTCACGCGTGTGAGGTTTGGACTACGACGTCGAGTTGCCGGACTGGTTCGACGACGACGGCGGCTGCTGCTGCGCCGGCTGGCCGCTCTGCCCCGACTGCGACGACTGCGGCTGGCTGTAGGTCGGGAAGCCGGTCGGAGGGGTCGGCGGGCCGCCGTGCTGACCGATCGCGGAGAAACCGCCCGTCGA is a genomic window of Mycobacterium sp. ITM-2016-00318 containing:
- the purN gene encoding phosphoribosylglycinamide formyltransferase; this encodes MQQPLRVPPSAPARVVVLASGTGSLLESLLESAVGDYPARIVAVGVDRDCRAVEIASAASLPSYKVRLSDHPDRDAWDAAITDATVAHEPDLIVSAGFMKILGPVFLSRFMGRILNTHPALLPSFPGAHAVPDALAYGVKVTGCSVHLVDAGTDTGPILAQQPVQVLDDDDEATLHERIKVVERKLLVDVLAALATSGVTWTGRKAVIG
- a CDS encoding DUF6350 family protein; amino-acid sequence: MENRSVGSRQARDLFRVAFGPSAVALVVIAAVVLLQLLIANSDMFGAPGAIATMWLGVHQVPISIGGRELGVMPLLPVLAMVWGTARTTAAATPPQGSWFLIRWIVASALGGPLLIAAISLAVIHDASSVLTQLQTPNALRAFTGVLAVHAIGAVIGVGSRAGRRLLTASGLPQWVADAGRPAYAGVLALLGLSGAVTALSLVVHWSTMHDLYAITDSVFGQFSLTALSALYAPNVIVGTSAVAVGSSAHVGIATFSSFTVFGGDIPALPVLAAVPTPPLGPIWVVLLIIGAAAGVVVGQQCGRRPLPLLPALGKLTLASALAAVAMALLGHAGGGELGNFGHVGVDQATFAPAVFLWFMAIGGLTIAMAGGIARPLRAPKPTTGRESASSSRQNVDLDDDIEPEPEFEDAFEPEPDLQSAFEPQEPEPHRPEEPEALVPEVEPLLDDEPADVRPPRIVRTAPADPDPDPDPDSDPDFEDDLPDPEEFEYIDDDDATPGPIGDKSRRADD